In Actinoplanes octamycinicus, the genomic window CTGCTGCGCCGCAACCGGTTCCTGACCATCCCGATCTACGACTACGTGCTGATGACCGAGCCGCTTACGCCGGCTCAGCTCGACGCGATCGGCTGGCACGGCCGGTTCGGCATCGGCGACGCCTCGCGGCAGTTCCACTACTACCGGAAAACCGCCGACAACCGCATTCTCTGGGGTGGCTACGACGCGGTCTACCACCGCGGCGGCGGCATCCGGCCGGAGTTCGACCAGCGGCCGGAGACCTTCGCCCGGCTCGCCGACCACTTCCTGCGCACCTTCCCGCAGCTGGGCGACATCAAGTTCAGCCACGCCTGGGGCGGCATGATCGACATGTCTACCCAGCTGGCCGCGTTCCAGGGCCTGGCGATGGGTGACAAGGTCGCCTATGCCGGCGGCTTCACCGGCCTCGGCGTGGCCGCCACCCGATTCGCCGGCACAGTGATGCTGGAACTGCTGGCCGGCGCCGACACCCCGCGCACCCGGCTCCGGATGGCCACCAAACGCCCGTTACCGATCCCGCCGGAGCCGATCGCCTACCCCGCCGTCCAGGTGATCCGCCGCGCCATCGCCCGCGCCGACCGCAACGGCGGCCGGGACGGCCTGATCCTCAAGACCGCCAATCTGCTCGGCTTCTCCTTCGATTCCTGAGGTCCGCTTCTCCAGTGACGGCCCGCTGTCCCGCGGGCCGTCACCTCGGCCTTACGCGTACGCCTCGGCGACCGCGGCGAACGCCTCCTTCGGCTCCCACCGCTCGTCGCGTCCGTCGCCGGCGACCCGGACGATCCCGTAACTGGCGAGATCCAGCTCACCGGCGAAGTCGAAGAGCGCGAAGCTGAACACGAACGTGCTGTCCACCCCACCGGCATCGAACTCGGCGAGCACCTCCCGCAGGTAGCGCGCCTGCTCCGCCTCGTCGCGGTCATGGTTCCCGGTCAGCCGCAGCGGCGCCCGGGTGACCGGGTCGTACTCGACGATGTCCAGCGCCTCCGCGCCCCGATCCGCGGCGCCCCGATAGGTGGCGCAGCCGAACTCGGTGATCGCCACCGGCTTGCCCTGCGCGACGAGCGTCCGGATACCCTCGGCGAACCGGTCCGCGATCGCCGCCGACCGGTACAGGTCGAGCGACACGATGTCGAAGATCGCCCAGTCCACCTGCTCGAACGGCACCGCCGCGTAGGTCACCCGGCCGCCGAACCGCTCCCGCACCAGAGCCACCGCCCGGGCCAGGAATTCGTTGACCCGGGCGCGCACCGTGCCGAGGTTCGCCCGCATCCCGGCGACCCGCTGCGCCACGTCGTCGCCGGGCAGGAAGTCCCGGTTCATCAGGCTGAGCTCGGCGCCGGTCACGAACACCACCTCGGCGCCGCGCCGCCGCAGCGCCTCGGCCCGGCCGGCGCACTCGGCGAACAGCGCCAGCATCTCGTCCTCGGTCAGCTCCAGCGGGTAGGGCGAGAACCACACCTCCAAGCCCAGGTCGGCGGCGATCGACGCGGCCAGGGTGAGCCGGTCCGGATCGCCGCCCATCACCCGGACCGCGGTGCAGTGCAGCTCGTCCCGGATCACCCGCAGGTCGCGCTCGACCGCCGCGCGCGTGAAGCCTGGCCGCCCGAGCTCCTTGCCGATCACCCATCCGGTGTCGTAACTGATCCCGTTCGCACGCAAGACAACCTCCTTAGGGTACGACCAGTACCTTAAGCGCACGTCGGCAGCGTGGACAAGTCGCGTGGCAGGGTACGATCCGTACCGTCAAGGGGGTTGATCGTGGTGGAACGGGTCCGGCGGCGGGGAGCGGCGCTGGAGGAGGCGATCCTGCAGGCGGCGGCCGAACAGCTGATCGAGTCGGGCTATGCCGGGCTGACCATGGACGCGGTGGCCAAGCGGGCCGGCACCAACAAGAACGCGCTCTACCGCCGCTGGCCGGACCGGCTGGCGCTGGGCATCGCCGCCTACCGGCAGATTGCCCGCACGGTGCCGCCGCCGGACACCGGCGACCTGCGGGAGGACGCGCTGGAGATGCTGCGCCGCGCCAACCGGCACTGGAGCTCGCCGCTCGGCGCGATCCTGCGCGAGCTGCTGGCCGCCGCCGGCGGGGCCACCGCGCGGCTCACCGACCAGTCCGCCGACGCGATGGCCGCCCCGTGGCTGATCATCCTGGGCCGGGCGATCGCCCGCGGCCAGGCCTCACCGGAGGCGCTGCACCCCAGGGTCGCCACGGTCGCGATGGTCCTGCTGCGCAACGAGTTCATCACCCGCGGCACCCCCACCGCCCCGGACGACGCCCTGGTCGAGATCGTCGACGAGGTCTTCCTGCCACTGATCCGCAACCGCTCCCCCGCTCGCTGAACCCCGCACCGTCTGGAGCCACTCCCCCGGCAGAGGCCGCCCCGGCCCTCACCGCTCCCCGGCCAGGCTTTCGATCCGGGCCGTCTCAGCTGCCATTCGCCGGCCGGTCGGGCGCTCACCGGCCGTTGCATCGCGGGCTGTCCGAGCGGGGGTGCTTGCGGGCGTACGCGAGCAAATGGTTGAACGGCGACGGACCGCTTCCGTGAGCGGAAAGCGGTCCAGGTCGCTGTCAGACGAGCGCGGCGGCGGGTTTCGGGGCGGCTGCGCGGCGGGCGGTCAGGTGCAGGTGGAGGCCGGCGACGCAGGCCCACACCGGGAGGGCGAAGACGGAGAGGCGCTCCATGCCGCCGATGCCCAAGAGCGGGCCCTGCTGGGCGATGAACAGGACGCTGCCGATCACGCCCAGTCCGGCGAGCGTGATGGTGACCGGCCGCAGCGGGGCGAGGAGGGTGCCGCGGGGCACGCACGCGGCGGCGACCAGACCGGCGTTTCCGGCCAGGAAGACGAGCAGGGCGGCGAGCAGGTGCAGGTTCTCGTTGACGTCCGCGGGGAACGCGCCGGCCAGGCCCAGACCGGTCGCGCCGGCCAGCACGAGCCGCCGGCTCCAGCGGACCGACCGGCCGGCGCCCCAGGACCGCCAGGTCAGCACCAGACCGGCCACGAGCAGGGCGGCGGTCAGCACGAAGGCGACGTTCATCGCGTCGTGCCAGGGCGAGCAGACGTACCGGGGGCGGGTGGTGTCCCAGACCCCACACGTCACGTTGCCCAGGTCGCTGACGTTGTTGGTCATCCAGCTGAAGGCCGGATCGGTCCAGGCGAGCCCGACGACGAGGTTCGCGATCAGGAAGAGCGGCGCGGCGGCGGCCCAGCAGAGGGCTCCGAGGGTGGTCCGGGAGGTGGTCGGCATGCCATTGAGTAGATCAACGGTGCGGGGGTCCGGGCACTACCGCTGGATGCCGACTCCGGGGTGTGGCTAGCTCTACCCCCCGGACCCCGCCCAGGCGGTCCAGCGGGTGACCTCGATGCGCAGGAACGGGCCCGGCGGCGGCTGAACCGTGTACTGCGGGTAGCGAGCGAGCAGGGCCGGCTCGGGCACGTCGGTGACCGTGGCCAGGCCGTCGGCGCGCACCCACCACAGCTGGTCCCAGTCGTCGGAGTAGTGGTCGGCGAGCACACTGACCCGTGGCTCGTGCTCCACGTTGGCCAGCCGCCGCAGCCGCCGGTGCCGTTTCGGCTTGCCGTCGACCGCGGTGTGCAGCACGTCGCCGACCAGCGCGAAGACGATCGGCACCAGGTGCGGCGCGCCGTCCGGGGTGACCGTGGCCAGCCGGGCCACCCGGACGCTCGCGAACCGCTCGGCCGGCGTCATCGGCGGGTGAACTCGCCGATCGCGCGCTCCCACTTCTCCAGGGTGGCCTCGACGACGCTCCACGGCCCGGACGGCAGCCAGGCGGTGGCCCGGTGCACGCCGGCCGCCTCCAGCTGCTCGAGCACCTTCGCGTCCGGCGGGACGCCGATGACCTGCACCGGGACCGGCCGGTCGGCGCGGGCACGCAGCTCGGCGATCCGGGGCAGCAGGTCCCGGTCGTTGTAGTTCGGGAACCAGCCGTCGCCCCAGGCCAGCACGCGGTCGAAGACGGTCGGGCCGTCGCCGCCGACCAGCACCGGCGGCCACGGTTTCTGGGCCGGTTTGGGCCACGACCAGATCCGGTCGAAGGTGACGAACTCGCCGCTGAACGACGCCTCGTCCTCGGTCCAGATCGCCTGCATGGCCCGGATCCGCTCGGCCAGCAAGCGCATCCGGGTACGCGGGTCCGTCCCGTGGTTGGCCATCTCCTCCCGGTTCCAGCCGGCTCCGACGCCGAATTCCAGCCGCCCGCCGGACAGGTGGTCGACCGAGGCGACCTCCTTGGCGGTGGTGATCGGATCACGCTCGACCACCAGGCAGACCCCGCTGCCGATGCGCAGCCGCCGGGTCGCCGCGGCGGCGTCGGTCAGGGCCACGAACAGGTCGTACGTGTGCCAGTACTTCCGGGGCAGCTGCGGTCCGCCGCCCCACGGGCTCTCCCGGCTCGCCGGGATGTGCGTGTGCTCGGCGAAGAACAGCGCGTCCTGGCCGCGCTCCTCGACGCGCCGGGCCAGCTCGCCGGGGCGGACCGCGTCGTGGGTGGGGAAGTAACCGACACCGAATTCCATGCCGTCCACCCTATGGCCGGACCGATCACGCCGCGGGCTTGCGGCCGAAGGCGTAGATCACCCGGGCGGTGCGCAGGGTGTCCGGGTCGGTGGCGCGCAGGTCGGTGAGCGCGCCGGTGTAGGACTGCTGGAACTCGGCGAGCTGGGCCGGGGTGAGCAGGGCGAGCGCGGCCTGGTGCGGGCCGTGGGCATGCGCCTCCCAGGCGTGCTCCAGGTCGGCGGCGCTGAACTCGACGGTCTCCACGACCTGCTCGGCCGGCTCCAGACCGGCGTTGCGCAGCGCCTGCTCGCAGCGGTCCGGGGTGCCCAGCGGCGCGGCCGGGTCGGCCAGGTCGAGCCCGAAACCGGCGGCCAGTTTCCGGAAGACCCGGGCGGCGACCGGGAAGCCGTCGTGCATGGTGGAGAACCCGACCCGGCCGCCCGGGACGAGCAGACGGCGCCACTCCCGCAGCGCGGTGTGCACCGGCAGGTAGAGCAGCCCGGCCGAGCAGAGCACCAGGTCGAACGAGCCGTCCGGGAACTGCCGGAGCCGGCTCGCGTCGGCCTTGACCAGCTCGACGTTCGGCGCGCTGACCGCCTGCCGGGCCTGGTCGAGCATCGCGGCGGAGATGTCCACCCCGGTCACCCGGCCCTGCGGCCCGACCGCCCGGGCGGCCGCGATCGCCGCGAGGCCGGTGCCGGTGGCGGCGTCCAGGACCCGGCTGCCGGGCACCGGGGCGGCCAGCTCGACCAGACGCTCGGCGTAACGGACGTGCCAGGTGTGCCGGGCATAACCGGCGGCACGCTGGTCGAAGGTCATGCGGTTCCTCCCGTGGCCGGACAGCTCCGATCTCGCCCATCACATCACGGCGGAGGTCGCCGGCGACGAAAGCGCCGGGAGCCGGAGAGCCTCTCGGATGCCACCATGGTGGGCATGGCTGAGGAGGACGAGGACAGACATGCTCGGCTGGCCCAGGAGGCGGCGGTCCGCGGAGAACGTGCCGCGCGCCGGGCTGCGGAGGCGGGGCGTCGAGCCGCTGAGCTCCACGAGTACATGAAAATGATCGGCGAGGGCGTCGCGGAGGTTCCGCCGGTGACCGGCGAGAATCGGTTGGTCCGCGCCCGGGAGCACGCGAGGCGGAGTGCCGAGCGGGCCGCTCAAGCACATCGCGATGCGGCGGCGAGTCACGATCATGCAGCCGAGCTGCATGAACAGGCGGCGCAGCAGTTCCCGGAGGAGGCGGAGGCACATCGGCGCGAGGCGCGACGGCATCGTGACGAGGCAGCGACGGCGCGCCGCTGGGCCGACCAGGAGCCACACTGAGGATCGCTTCGTGCGGTGAGCAGCGCATCGAGTCCGCCATGTCCGCACGGGGAGACACTGAGCGACGCGCGGCCGGCGGGGCCGACGGAGCCGCCCCTGCCGGTACGGTGACGACGAAGGCAGGACAGTGACCTCGGAGGTTCAGGTGACGTCGGAGGACCCCCAGTTCGAGGCGCTGTTGGCGTACCTCAAGGAGAGCCGCGGTTTCGACTTCACCGATTACAAACGCGCCAGTCTGATGCGCCGGGTCGCGCGGCGCATGGCCCAGGTCGACGCGCACGGCTACGGCGACTACCTCGACCACCTGCAGGTTCACCCGGACGAGTTCACCGCCCTGTTCAACACCATTCTGATCAACGTGACGAGCTTCTTTCGTGACCCGGAGGCGTGGGCCTACCTGAGTGAGCACGTCGTCCCGGCGCTGCTGGCCGAGAAGGACCCGGATGCGCCGATCCGGGTCTGGAGCGCCGGATGCGCGTCGGGCGAGGAGGCGTACACGATCGCGATCCTGCTCGCCGAACTGATCGGCGTGGATCAGTTCCGGCGGCGGGTCAAGATCTATGCCACCGATGTGGACGAGGAGGCGCTGGCCGAGGCGCGGCTGGCGACCTATACGGACCGTCAGATCGCGGGACTCCCGGCGCACCTGGTGCAGCGGCACTTCGAGTCGACCGGCGGGCGGCACGTGTTCCGCAAGGACCTGCGCCGGTCATTGATCTTCGGGCGGAACGACTTGATCCAGGACGCGCCGATCTCCCGGGTCGACATCTTGACCTGCCGCAACGCGTTGATGTATTTCAACGCCGAGGCTCAGTCGCGGATCCTGTCCCGGCTGCACTTCGCGCTCGCCGACGGCGGAGTGCTCTTCCTCGGCAAGGCGGAGATGCTGCTCAGCCGGGGCGACATGTTCACGTCGGTCGATTTGAAGCGACGCATCTTCCGCAAGGCGCCGGTATCGGCACCACGCGCCGCACCGGCGGCGGCGCGGCCGGCGGCGGCCGGGACACTGTGGGCCGACGGCACCGAGCTGCTCGGCCTGGACCGGCTGCGGGACGAGGCGTTCGCGACGTGCCCGGTAGCACAGGTGGTGGTGACCGTCGACGGTGTGGTGGCCTTGACGAACCGGCGGGCCGAGACGCTGCTCGGTGTGTCCACCCGCGACGTCGGCCGGCCGTTCCGCGACCTGGAACTGTCCTACCGGCCGGTGGAGCTGCGCGGTTACATCGACCAGGCGCAGGTGGAGCGGCGCACGGTACGCGTCCCCGACGTGGAGTTCGTTCGCCCGGGGCTGGAAGCGGAGACGACCGTGCTGCGGGTGGACGTGAACCCGCTGAGCGGCGCCGACGCCGGTCTCCTCGGCGTCGCCCTGGTCTTCCAGGACCGCACCGAGGCGGGGCGGCTCAGAAGCAAGCTGGACCTGACCACCCGGCAGGCCGAGACGGCGTACGAGGAGTTGCAGTCGACCAACGAGGAGCTGGAGACCACCAACGAAGAACTGCAATCCAGCGTCGAGGAGTTGGAGACCACCAACGAGGAGTTGCAGTCGACCAACGAGGAGCTGGAGACCACCAACGAGGAACTGCAGTCGACCAACGACGAACTGCAGACGCTCAACAGCGCCCTGCGGGATCGTACCGCCGAACTGCACCGCAGCAGGACGTTCCAGCACGTTCTGCTGGCCAGCCTGCCGGCCGGGGTGGCCGTCGTCGACTCGGACCTTCAGATACAGGCGTGGAACCGCAACGCCGAGGACCTGTGGGGCCTGCGTGAGGAGGAGGCCCTCGGTGAGCATCTGCTCAACCTGGACATGGGTCTGCCCACCGATGGCCTGCGACCCCTGCTCCGCTCGGTCCTGTCGGGTGAATCCACCCGTGAGCAGATGACGGTGGAGGCCATCAACCGGCGCGGTCATACGGTCAAGTTGCAGGTGGTCTGCGTGCCCCTGGCCGACCACACCCCGACACCCGACGGAGCCATCATGGTCATGACCACTGACGCCGTTTGACCGGGTGGAGCGCCGCGGCGGCTGCGTTCAGACCGGCGCGGTACCGGCTGCGGGCATCGCCTCCATCACGATGATGCACCCGGTGGGCACACCGGCGGCGTCCCGCAGCGGGCTGCATCCGACCCGCGCCGTGATCGAGCGGCCGCGCCGGTTGACCGCTTGCAGCTGGATCTCCTCGACATCGGTCTCGCCGCCGAGCGAGCGACGGATCAGCGGCCGGACGTGGTCGACCGGCAACCCGATGTCCAGGTTGAGCAGGTGCTGGTCGACGGTTTCCGCGGCTCGGAGGCCCCACAACTCTTCGGCCTGCCGGTTCCAGACCCGCACCCGCAGGTCCGGGTCGACCACCGCGATGCCGGCGCGCAGCCCGGACAGGATCGCGTCCAGGAAGGCGTTCGCCCCGTCCAGCTCGGCGCTGCTGTGGTGCAGTTGTTCGTTGATGCTCTGCAGCTCGTCGTTGGTCGACTGGAGCTCCTCGTTCATCGTCTCCAGTTCCTCGTTGGTCGACTGGAGCTCCTCATTGGTGGTCTCCAGCTCCTCGACGGTGGACTGCAGCTCCTCGTTGGTGGTCTCCAGTTCCTCGTTGGTGGACTGCAGCTCCTCGTACGCCGACTCCAGCTCCCGGTTCGCGCGCTCCAGGTCGGCCCGCAACTGTTTGGCCGCGCTGATGTCGTGGAAGACCAGCGAGACGCCGAGCAGCCCGGCATCCCCGTCGACCAGCGGGCTGACCTGAATGTCGAGATACCGCGTCTCGCTCGCCGGGCGGCGCCACTCGACCTCCGGAACGTCCACCGCCCGCCGCTCCACCTGGGCCTGTTCGATGTAGCGGCGCAGTTCCACCGGCTGGTAGGAGACGTCCAGGTCGCGGAACGGCCGTCCGACATCCCGGGGTGACACCCCGAACAGCGCCTCGGCCTGCTGGTTGCTGAGCGCGACGAGCCCGTCCGCGGTCACCACGATCTGCGCCGCGGGACCGGCGATCAGGGCGGCGTTACGCAACCGGTCCAGCCCGACCAGCGCCTCGGCCGTGGGCGCGGACGGCTGATCGGCATAGCGCGGGCCGGAGGTCACCATCGGCCGGGCCGTGACCTTGCGGAAGATCCGCCGCTTCAGGTCGGTCGGCAGGAACAGGTTGCCATGGCTGAGCAGCATCTCGGCCTTGCCGAGAAAGAGCGCACCTCCGTCGGCCAGCGCGAAGTGGAACCTGCCGAGGATGCGCGCCTGCGTCTCGGCGTTGAAGTACATCAGGGTGTTGCGGCAGGTCAGCAGATCGACCCGAGAGATCGGAGCGTCCTGCACGAGGTCGTTGCGGCCGAAGATGATCGAACGGCGCATGTCCTTGCGGAACACGTACCGGTCGCCGACCTGTTCGAAGTAGCGCTCCAGCAATCCGGCCGGAACACTCTCCACCTCGCGAGCGCCGTAGGTCGCGTGCCGGGCCTCGCCGAGCTGCTCCTCGTCCACGTCGGTGGCATAGATCTTGACCCGCTCACGGAACTGCTCGGGCCCGAGCATCTCACCCAGCATCATGGCCAGGGTGTAGGCCTCCTGGCCGGAGGCGCACCCGGCGCTCCAGACCCGGATCGGGCTGCCGTCGGGCTTGGCCGCGATCAGCGGGAGCAGCACGTCGCTGCGCAGGAATTCCCACGCCTCAGGATCCCGGAAGAACGAGGTCACATTGATCAGGATGGTGTTGAACAGCGTGGTGAACTCTTCCGGATGCACCTGGAGATGATCGAGATAGTCGCCGTACCCGGCGACGGAGATCTGTGCCATCCGCCGGTCGACCCGGCGGCTCAGGCTCGACCGTTTGTACCCGGTGAAGTCGAAACCCCGAGCCTCCTTCAGGTACGTCAGGAGCGCCTCGAACTCATGATCCACCACCTGGTCCATCTCCCGCTCGTCCTTCCCGATCGCCGCCGATCACGCTATCGCAGCGCCGGACGGCGACCGTCGCGCCACCGCGTCATTCCTGCTGGATCGCGTTGGATCGGGCGAGTTGGTCGAGCAGCGCGCGGATCAGCACCCGGGCCTTCTCCGCGTCGTCGGTCATCTGCTCGAACCGGCCGGAGACTCGCCCCCCGGCACTTCCGGCCATCCGCCGGCCGAGCTCGGCCCGCTCCTCCAACGCGCGCAGCGCCAGCCACAATGCGCTCTCGGTGGCCACCGCCTGCTCATCGAGCAGACTCTCCGGCGACCAGGCATGGCCGATCCGGCACCGGAACCGCGGGACCGGCGTCTCCCCCAGCGTGAAGAGGGCGCCGCCACAACTCGGACACCCGAACCCGGACGGGGACACCGGTAGCTGATCGGTGCTCACCTCGTCGAACGCCTCGATCGCCACCTCGCCGACGAGCAACGGATCAACCGGCGCGGCGAGACCGGCAACCTCCTCCTTGGTGAGTTGCGCCAGCAGCTCACCAAGCCCCGCCGCGGCCTTGACCAGCGCGGACGGCACCCGGGTCAACGCGGCCCGCGGCATCGAGGGGTGCAGCGCCTCAGCCGGGTCCTGGACGACCACCAGACCGCCCGCCGCGGCCACCACCTCGGCGCCGGCCGCTCCGTCGTCACCGCTGCCGGACAGCACCACCGCGACCACCCGGTCGCCCAGCGCCCGCACGGCGGACCGGAACAGCGGGTCGACCGCCGGGCGGTGGCCGTTCTCGGCCGGCCCGTGACTCAGCCTGACCCGGCCGTCGATGACCATCAGATGCAGATCGGCGGGCGCCACATAGATCCGTCCCGCGGTCAGCACCTCACCGTCGACCGCGGCCGCCGCCGGCAACCGTCCCGACCGGGCCAGAATCTGCGGCAGTGCGCTGGGAGCACCCCGGGGCACGTGCAACACCACCAGGACGGCCGCCGGAAGGCCCGCGGGCAGGCCGGCGACCAGAGCCCGGAGTGCCTCGACCCCGCCGGCCGAGGCTCCCACCACGATCAGATCCCGGTTGGTCATCGCCGGCTGCCAGCAGTCGTTACCGAACGTGCGTGAGCCGCTTCCTTCCGCCCCACCTCGTGCGCCCCTTCGGTGCATCGGTCGAACCCCGGATCCGGGCCGCCTCCAGGCGGTGTGGTGTCAACGCGCCGGTAGTGAGAGGTCCTGCGGCTCAGGCCCCCATCACCGTATCCCGGCCGGCCCGAAGGCCGGAACACCGGCCGGCGGGCAGCCACGATCGATGCGCTCCGCGATGCTCACCGAGCCGCCTGGTCCGGCGAGGTGCTTTGGCTGAGCCAGCGCTCGATGCAGGCGAGCAGGTCCTCCGCGTCGACCGGTTTGGTGACGTAGTCGCTGGCGCCCGACGAGATGCTCTTCTCCCGGTCGCCGTGCATCGCCTTGGCGGTGACCGCGATGATCGGCAGGTTCGCGTACTTCGGCATGGCTCGGATCGCCGCGGTGGCCGCGTAGCCGTCCATCTCCGGCATCATCACGTCCATCAGGATCAGGTCGATGTCGTCGTGCTGGGCGAGCACGTCGATGCCCTTGCGGCCGTTCTCCGCGTAGACCACCTCCATCCCGTGCAGCTCCAGGATGTTGGTCAGGGCGAACACGTTGCGGGCGTCGTCGTCGACCACCAGCACCTTGCGGCCGGCCAGGTCCTGCGCCAGGCCGGAGACGCCGGCCATCGTGTCGATCGGCATCGGCGGCGGCATCACCGGGTGCCCGGCCTCGGTCGACAGGTGCAGGGTGATCCGCTCGCGCAGCTCGTCCAGGCTGGCCAGCGGCTCCAGCGGCCGGGTCTGCGCCAGCGCCTGCAGCAGCGTGTCGTTGCCCAGCGGCGCGTGCTGGCTGCGGTACACCAGCACCGGCAGGTCGCGCAGGTCCGCCTCGTCGTGCAGCGCCTTGAGGAAGTTCGCGCCGTTGTCGCCCGGCATGGCCAGGTCGAGCACCACCGCGTGGAAGGGCTGGGCGCGCAGCTCACCGATCGCGGCGTCCGGGGTGATCGCGGTCGCCACGTCGATCGCCCCGTGCGTCTCGGACACCGAGGCCGCGGCGCCCCGCGCGATCAGCGTGAGCAGGCCCTCCGCCTGGCTCTCCACGACCAGCAGCCGGCGCGGCGCGGCCGGTCCGGCCGGCGGCAGCGGCACCACGAGTTCCGGCCGCACCGGCGGCGTCGCCACCACGCCCGGCCCGGTGGCCTGCTGGACCGGCATGTAGAGGGTGAAGGTGCTGCCCTGCCCGAGCGCACTCTGCGCGTTGATCTCGCCGCCGAGCAGCCAGGCGATCTCCCGGCTGATCGACAGGCCCAGCCCGGTGCCGCCGTAGCGGCGGCTGGTGGTGCCGTCGGCCTGCTGGAACGCGTCGAAGATCGCGGTGAGCTGCTGCTCGGCGATGCCGATGCCGGTGTCGGTCACCCGGAACGCGATCACCGTCTCGTGCCCGGCCAGCGCTGGCGAGAGCTCCTCGGGCCGGGCCAGGTCGATGCGCAGCCGGACCCCGCCCTCCTCGGTGAACTTGACCGCGTTGGAGAGCAGGTTGCGCAGCACCTGGCGCAGCCGCTGCTCGTCGGTGAACAGCCCGGCCGGCACGTCGGCCGCGGTGGACACCTCGAAGTCCAGGCCGCGCGACGTGGTCAGCGGGCGGAACGTCGCCTCGACGTAGCCGAGCAGGTGGCGCAGCTCGAACTCCTCCGGGGTGATGTCCATCTTGCCGGCCTCGACCTTGGACAGGTCCAGGATGTCGTTGATCAGCTGGAGCAGGTCGGTGCCGGCCGAGTGGATCACGGTGGCGTACTCGACCTGCTTGGGGGTCAGGTTCCGGTTCGGGTTCTGCGCCAGCAGCTGAGCGAGGATCAACAGCGAGTTCAGCGGGGTACGCAGCTCGTGGCTCATGTTGGCGAGGAACTCGGACTTGTACTTCGAGGCCAGCGCGAGCTGCTGGGCGCGGGCCTCGAGCTCCTGGCGGGCCTGCTCGATCTCCGAGTTCTTCGTCTCGATGTCGCGGTTCTGCCGGGCCAGCAGCGACGCCTTGTCCTCCAGCTCGGCGTTCGAGCGCTGCAACTCCTCCGACCGGGCCTGCAGCTCCTCGGAGCGGGCCTGCAGCTCGGCGGCGAGCCGCTGCGACTCGGTGAGCAGCACATCGGTACGGGCGTTGGCCACCATCGTGTTCACGTTGACGCCGATGGTCTCCATCAGCTGGTCCAGGAAGTCGTGGTGCACCTGGGTGAACGGCGTCATGCCGGCCAGCTCGATGACGCCCAGCGCCTGGTCCTCGACCAGGATCGGCACCACGACCACCTGCATCGGGGCGAGCGAGCCGAGGCTGGACGAGACGGTGAAGTACCCGGGCGGCATCTCGTCGACCACGATCCGGCGTTTCGCCACGGCGGCCTGGCCGACCAGGGACTCGCCGAGGGCGTACCGCTGGCCGGAGCCGTTGTGCCCGTAGGTGCCGACCACCCGCAGGTCGGCGCCCGCGCCGGTGTCCTCCACCAGCAGGAAGGTGCCCAGCTGCGCGCCGACCAGCGGGACCAGCTCGTTCATCACCAGCGAGGCGACCACCTCGAGGTCACGGTGGCCCTGCATCAGCGACGAGATCCGGGCCAGGTTGGTCTTCAGCCAGTCCTGTTCCTGGTTGGCCCGGGTGGTCTCGCGCAGCGACTCCACCATGAAGTTGATGTTGTCCTTGAGCTCGGCGACCTCACCGGAGGCGTCCACGGTGATCGAGCGGGTCAGGTCACCGGTGGCGACCGCACTGGTGACCTCGGCGATCGCCCGGACCTGCCGGGTGAGGTTCCCGGCCAGCTCGTTGACGTTCTCGGTGAGCCGCTTCCACGTACCGGAAACGCCCTCGACCTCGGCCTGGCCGCCGAGGCGGCCCTCGCTGCCGACCTCCCGGGCCACCCGGGTGACCTCGGCGGCGAAGCTGGACAGCTGGTCGACCATGGT contains:
- a CDS encoding TetR/AcrR family transcriptional regulator; this encodes MVERVRRRGAALEEAILQAAAEQLIESGYAGLTMDAVAKRAGTNKNALYRRWPDRLALGIAAYRQIARTVPPPDTGDLREDALEMLRRANRHWSSPLGAILRELLAAAGGATARLTDQSADAMAAPWLIILGRAIARGQASPEALHPRVATVAMVLLRNEFITRGTPTAPDDALVEIVDEVFLPLIRNRSPAR
- a CDS encoding DUF998 domain-containing protein, with the protein product MPTTSRTTLGALCWAAAAPLFLIANLVVGLAWTDPAFSWMTNNVSDLGNVTCGVWDTTRPRYVCSPWHDAMNVAFVLTAALLVAGLVLTWRSWGAGRSVRWSRRLVLAGATGLGLAGAFPADVNENLHLLAALLVFLAGNAGLVAAACVPRGTLLAPLRPVTITLAGLGVIGSVLFIAQQGPLLGIGGMERLSVFALPVWACVAGLHLHLTARRAAAPKPAAALV
- a CDS encoding TIGR03668 family PPOX class F420-dependent oxidoreductase, which encodes MTPAERFASVRVARLATVTPDGAPHLVPIVFALVGDVLHTAVDGKPKRHRRLRRLANVEHEPRVSVLADHYSDDWDQLWWVRADGLATVTDVPEPALLARYPQYTVQPPPGPFLRIEVTRWTAWAGSGG
- a CDS encoding LLM class F420-dependent oxidoreductase; amino-acid sequence: MEFGVGYFPTHDAVRPGELARRVEERGQDALFFAEHTHIPASRESPWGGGPQLPRKYWHTYDLFVALTDAAAATRRLRIGSGVCLVVERDPITTAKEVASVDHLSGGRLEFGVGAGWNREEMANHGTDPRTRMRLLAERIRAMQAIWTEDEASFSGEFVTFDRIWSWPKPAQKPWPPVLVGGDGPTVFDRVLAWGDGWFPNYNDRDLLPRIAELRARADRPVPVQVIGVPPDAKVLEQLEAAGVHRATAWLPSGPWSVVEATLEKWERAIGEFTRR
- a CDS encoding class I SAM-dependent methyltransferase; the protein is MTFDQRAAGYARHTWHVRYAERLVELAAPVPGSRVLDAATGTGLAAIAAARAVGPQGRVTGVDISAAMLDQARQAVSAPNVELVKADASRLRQFPDGSFDLVLCSAGLLYLPVHTALREWRRLLVPGGRVGFSTMHDGFPVAARVFRKLAAGFGLDLADPAAPLGTPDRCEQALRNAGLEPAEQVVETVEFSAADLEHAWEAHAHGPHQAALALLTPAQLAEFQQSYTGALTDLRATDPDTLRTARVIYAFGRKPAA
- a CDS encoding CheR family methyltransferase gives rise to the protein MTSEDPQFEALLAYLKESRGFDFTDYKRASLMRRVARRMAQVDAHGYGDYLDHLQVHPDEFTALFNTILINVTSFFRDPEAWAYLSEHVVPALLAEKDPDAPIRVWSAGCASGEEAYTIAILLAELIGVDQFRRRVKIYATDVDEEALAEARLATYTDRQIAGLPAHLVQRHFESTGGRHVFRKDLRRSLIFGRNDLIQDAPISRVDILTCRNALMYFNAEAQSRILSRLHFALADGGVLFLGKAEMLLSRGDMFTSVDLKRRIFRKAPVSAPRAAPAAARPAAAGTLWADGTELLGLDRLRDEAFATCPVAQVVVTVDGVVALTNRRAETLLGVSTRDVGRPFRDLELSYRPVELRGYIDQAQVERRTVRVPDVEFVRPGLEAETTVLRVDVNPLSGADAGLLGVALVFQDRTEAGRLRSKLDLTTRQAETAYEELQSTNEELETTNEELQSSVEELETTNEELQSTNEELETTNEELQSTNDELQTLNSALRDRTAELHRSRTFQHVLLASLPAGVAVVDSDLQIQAWNRNAEDLWGLREEEALGEHLLNLDMGLPTDGLRPLLRSVLSGESTREQMTVEAINRRGHTVKLQVVCVPLADHTPTPDGAIMVMTTDAV